From Perognathus longimembris pacificus isolate PPM17 chromosome 4, ASM2315922v1, whole genome shotgun sequence, one genomic window encodes:
- the LOC125350585 gene encoding U6 snRNA-associated Sm-like protein LSm6 → MSLQKQTPSDFLKQIIRWTVVVKLNSGVDCQGVLACLDGYMNITLEQTEEYVNGQLKNKYRDAFFQGNNVLYISTQKRRM, encoded by the coding sequence ATGAGTCTACAGAAGCAAACCCCCAGTGACTTCTTAAAGCAAATCATCAGATGGACAGTTGTAGTAAAATTAAATTCTGGAGTAGATTGTCAAGGGGTCCTGGCTTGCCTGGATGGCTACATGAACATAACCCTGGAGCAGACAGAGGAATATGTAAATGGACAGCTGAAGAACAAATATAGGGATGCATTTTTCCAAGGAAACAATGTGTTGTACATCAGCACCCAGAAGAGAAGAATGTGA